ATCATTTCACAAGTGTTCCCCCCCCAGTCTGCTCACCACAAATATTGGGTCTTTGAAGGGCAGCGGTTTGGCTGCTGGTTCCGTTGTGGCTGGACCTACAGCGTCAGACACACCCACTGCCTTCCCCTCAGACACCGCCTCCACTGCAGTCACCTACAGGGTCAGTTTAGCAGGATGCAACATTTTGGAATGTTTAGATAGAAATATgccagtgtaacggatgtgaaatgactagctagttagcggtggtgcacgctaatagcgtttcaatcggtgacgtcacttgctctgagaccttgaagtagtggttccccttgctctgcaagggccatggCTTTTGTGGAgggatgggtaacaatgcttcgtgggtgtcagttgttgatgtgtgcagagggtccctggcttgagcccgggtatgggcgaggggacggactaaagttatactgttacactatgTTTATAcaacatgcctctctgacatgtaaAATAAGTGATCGTGTAGGCTCTATTCatggcatttctatctgcaacgttgTTTGGCAACTGAACTTGGCCCAGGGGACAGCTCAGCTGTTACATAACTAGCTAGATCAACCAGTTTGGACAAAGTGCAGCCAGCATTACAACCATTATGTAATCTCCCTACTTTTCAAGTTTTTTGAGTGATCTTTGGTGTTTAGAAAAACAAAAAAGAGATTAGAGTTTGACTGCAGATCGTAGATCATAGTTTTCACTGGGACTGATCTGGAGATGATGAATACGAGGTTAAAAAGTGGTGAAGTGAGGCTTTAACCGGGcaccctagtcatggactgttctctgtACTACCTCAAgcctaggtccaaaaggcttcataacagcttctacccccaatccataagactcctgaacagctaatcaaagggctacccagacccctcttttacactgctgatactctctgtttattacctatacatagtcactttaactctacctacatgtacatattatctcaattacctcaactaaccggtgcccacgcacattgactctgtaccggtaccccctgtatattgttacttgatatttatttattatattgatattgttattttactgctgcggtttaattatttgttactttgatTTTCTATGTTTTACTTAACTTCTTaaaacattgttggttaagggcttgtaagtaatcatttcactgtaaggtctacctacacctgttgtattcggcgcatgcgacaaatacaatttgatttaactGTATTTTTGTAATGGGGGAGGACCCCTTACCACGACCAACAAAAGTATTGTTACTGTATCATcgaaatcagattttaaaaaattaatTGGTCTGTCTATTCCTCTGCGTATGTAGTAGCTTtcaagctagctaactaactagcgaGCTTCGGGGAAACTACCTGTGCTTGTGTTGGGTTTGCGATGGGCTGACATTTCTTCTTCTTGCTGTTGTTCCCACTGGCGAGTACAGCAGGAGAGGTGGCGGTGTTAGCAGGTCTCTTCTTACCGCGGAGCCCGGCCAGGCTAGAAGCCAAAACCAACGTCTGTACTTTACCAGCTGGCGAAGCCGTTACCCTGACCGCCCCTTCTACACCCGGGCTATGGTTCGGAGAAGCCATTTCTCTGTAAATGATTTACGCAAAAAGACGGTTGAAATGTTCATAACACATGTTCTACTGTCATTGAAAATATTTTTCGCGTAATCACTTCCGGGTCAAAACTAGTTCTAACCGCCTTCTTCTGTCAGGTTTTGTGGCAGACTACAACCTACTAGTGTTTTTTGCCGCCACCTACTGTTTGGCTGTTTGTCAGCCTACTATTCTGCATTATTAATTCATTATGCTGTGAAGAATTTCCCTACCAACTAACCCAAcaccctcaccaccaccacaggacccCATCTGATCCTACACCAGGCCAACAGCCTGGTAGGACAGGACACTATCACAAACAGCTTGTAACTCTTCTGCAGTACAATCACGTCAGTGgctgctgctgaggggagaacatagcaaatggaatggcatcaaacacctggaaaccatgcgtttaaagtatttgataccattccacggATTCCTCTTCAGTTATCACCACGAGCTcctcctccccaattaagatgccacggaagtgaaatggctagctagttagcggtggtgcgcgctaatagcgttgagcccctgaagtagtggttccccttgccttgcaagggccacggcttttgtggagcgatgggtaacgatgcttcgtgggtgactgttgtgtGCAGAGAGTCcttggttcgagcccgggtatgggcgagggacagactaaagttatactgttacaccaccaacctcctgtgaatcACGTACACCCAAATACTtatctgcagctgccaccacaacatctatcCTCTGTGATTTACTGCTGCGGTTTATTTACTGCTGCGGCTCATTTACTGTAGTCTTCTTCTACTGTTTAACTCTAAAATTCTATTTGGAGAACagttaaaacaaacaaaaatgtcccCCAGACATTATCACCACAATATTAGGTTTATGACTCATCATACACAGCCTACTTGTGGAACAGTGCAACTTGAAATAGATGCATAAAACACGCCAAGGCCGACGTCAAATACCCACATCAATGTGAAAGTAACCGGAGCAGAAAACAGCTGACTGTGAACGCAGACGATGCCACAGACGATGCCACAGACAATGCCAGATAAATCCTACAGATGCATTGAAATAAAATGCATACGTTAAAGGAATTACTTAGGCCTACAATCGACAAGAACGCATAAAGACAAACAAAATCGACCAAGGAATGAAGAAAAACCTACACATTAAGGCGGCGCCTGTGATTCAGCACCGCTGAATGGACAGCGCCTTGGTCAGGTCGACATAGTGGAGCTCCGTGGGGTGTGACTGTCCAGTAGCCAGCTAGAATTAGGCTATTCACTTTAGACATTTTCTGGGCACAGTTGAGTAGCCTACAACGCgtatatgaaaatcataactggcacatAGATCTTTAGAAGTTGTAGGATCAATTGTAACTCATGAAGAAGGTTTCAGACCCCCTGCTATAGGCTATATGAAGGCATGCTTGTGGAACAGAGCATACAGTGTACAATGACAGTTCCCACCAAATGTGTTGCTCTGCATTCAGAGATGTTGCTTATAATGTGTAAGGCCAGCTGATGTTTGTATTTGCCTGTCTGCATTATTCACCAGGGAAGTGAAACGTTTTGCGAAATATTGAAGCATTGCATCAACAAGGTGTTTCTGAGAATATTCAAATGTGTCAAAGGAACAAGGCGGCTTGGATAATATTGAAACATTTTGTATCAACAAGACTACTCTGAGAGTACTAATATTGCAACATCATAGGCAACACAGAGGCGGCCCGCAAACATTTCCCCCCGGCCAGCTTGTCTCTGTCTTTATATTATAGTGTGGCCTACGCAGCATTCATTATATCCAACAAAAACAGCTCCATATCTACACTAGAGCTAAATAACTTTGCAATATTTCATTCAGTTTTGTCAGCAAGATTGATCTATTAGAATATTCAGGAAGATGGTCAAGCAAGACTGATAGAGGGATAGGTGAACATACATTATACCAGGGCAGGTAGGCTACAGGTAGAGATGCAGGCAGAGGATGACGATGTAGGTCTACAGCAAGAGGTTTAAAAAGTTCGCCCAACTAGGTCATCAATAATGCTCAATTATTTCCATTATCATTCTGTCACTGCTTGACAATGGACATTTGTTACAGCCTACAATCATTTGTTATTGTCTTTGAAGCCAAAAACAAGACATGCATTTGTGGGAAATGCTCTAAATAGAAAATTGTTCAGTTGTTTATTTTCATACCAATAGGCTTACGTGAAACCAAAATTGCACTAGCCTACTGGGTGAATAAATGAAAATAACAATTAGGCATACAGCTATCACAACAGATATTTttaaacagcaacaaaacagcTTTTGGTTTCGAATGGTCACCATCAACGAGGGCTCCCCACCTCCCAATTAACCTCTAGCTATCAGATTAGAACAAGGTTTACAAGGCCATGTTCAAATGCCAACGTCAAATCCAAAGCAAAATGGTGCACTGCCTAATCAGCTGACAGGCAAAGAACATGGCACTGTCTCTCTGCTTTCTAAAAGTGACTGAAAATGGCACTGTCTCTGCACTCTGCTTTCTAAAAGTGACAGAAAATGGCACTGTCTCTGCACTCTGCTTTCTAAAAGTGACAGAAAATGGCACTGTCTGCACTCTGCTTTCTAAAAGTGACAGAAAATGGCACTGTCTCTGCACTCTGCTTTCTAAAAGTGACAGAACATGGCACTGTCTCTGCACTCTGCTTTCTAAAAGTGACAGAAAATGGCACTGTCTGCATTCTGCTTTCTAAAAGTGACAGAACATGGCACTGTCTCTGCACTCTGCTTTCTAAAAGTGACAGAACATGTCACTGTCTCTGCACTCTGCTTTCTAAAAGTGACAGAACATGGCACTGTCTCTGCACTCTGCTTTCTAAAAGTGACAGAACATGGCACTGTCTCTGCACTCTGCTTTCTAAAAGTGACAGAACATGGCACTGTCTCTGCACTCTGCTTTCTAAAAGTGACAGAAAATGGCACTGTCTCTGCACTCTGCTTTCTAAAAGTGACAGAACATGGCACTGTCTCTGCCCTCTGCTTTCTAAAAGTGACAGAACATGGCACTGTCTCTCTGCTTTCTAAAAGTGACAGAACATGGCACTGTCTCTGCACTCTGCTTTCTAAAAGTGACAGAACATGGCACTGTCTCTGCACTCTGCTTTCTAAAAGTGACAGAACATGGCACTGTCTCTGCACTCTGCTTTCTAAAAGTGACAGAACATGGCACTGTCTCTGCACTCTGCTTTCTAAAAGTGACAGAACATGGCACTGTCTCTGCACTCTGCTTTCTAAAAGTGACAGAACATGGCACTGTCTGCACTCTGCTTTCTAAAAGTGACAGAACATGGCACTGTCTCTGCACTCTGCTTTCTAAAAGTGACAGAACATGTCACTGTCTCTGCACTCTGCTTTCTAAAAGTGACAGAACATGTCACTGTCTCTGCACTCTGCTTTCTAAAAGTGACAGAACATGGCACTGTCTCTGCACTCTGCTTTCTAAAAGTGACAGAACATGGCACTGTCTCTACACTCTGCTTTCTAAAAGTGACAGAAAATGGCACTGTCTCTGCACTCTGCTTTCTAAAAGTGACAGAACATGGCACTGTCTCTGCACTCTGCTTTCTAAAAGTGACAGAAAATGGCACTGTCTCTGCACTCTGCTTTCTAAAAGTGACAGAACATGGCACTGTCTCTGCACTCTGCTTTCTAAAAGTGACAGAAAATGGCACTGTCTCTGCACTCTGCTTTCTAAAAGTGACAGAAAATGGCACTGTCTCTGCACTCTGCTTTCTAAAAGTGACAGAACATGGCACTGTCTCTGCACTCTGCTTTCTAAAAGTGACAGAAAATGGCACTGTCTCTGCACTCTGCTTTCTAAAAGTGACAGAACATGGCACTGTCTCTGCACTCTGCTTTCTAAAAGTGACAGAAAATGGCACTGTCTCTGCACTCTGCTTTCTAAAAGTGACAGAACATGGCACTGTCTCTGCACTCTGCTTTCTAAAAGTGACAGAACATGTCACTGTCTCTGCACTCTGCTTTCTAAAAGTGACAGAAAATGGCACTGTCTCTGCACTCTGCTTTCTAAAAGTGACAGAACATGTCACTGTCTCTGCACTCTGCTTTCTAAAAGTGACAGAACATGGCACTGTCTCTGCACTCTGCTTTCTAAAAGTGACAGAAAATGGCACTGTCTCTGCACTCTGCTTTCTAAAAGTGACAGAAAATGGCACTGTCTCTGCACTCTGCTTTCTAAAAGTGACAGAACATGGCACTGTCTTTGCTTTCTAAAAGTGACAGAAAATGGCACTGTCTCTGCACTCTGCTTTTTAAGTGAAagaaacattccctaaccagaaaccgtggattgatggcagcattcgcgtgaaactgaaagctcgaaccactgcttttaatcagggcaaggtgtctggtaacatgaccgaatacaaacagtgcagctattccctccgcaaggctatcaaacaagctaagcgtcagtacagagacaaagtagaatctcaactcaacggctcagacacaagaggcatgtggcagggtctacagtcaatcacggactacaggaagaaatccagcccagtcacggaccaggatgtcttgctcccaggctgCAACAgaaacatgctgtctctccttcactgcagccgaggtgagtaagacatttaaacgtgttaaccctcgcaaggctgcaggcccagacggcatccccagccgcgccctcagagctaTGCTCTGACTACTCTGATCCTGGCAACTTTAACCTGCCTCTCTCACATGACATTTCCAATCGCCAGCACCACGGGTCCCCCAAAGTTTACACACACCACTTTTTTCACCGTTTACACACATTCCTTTGTGTCATGtcctcctgcacacttctcacatctaggaatCTCCCACCTACACACTACTGCAACATGAGCTTAACATCTGAAATAAACTTAGTGGGTTCTGCACAAATGGTCTCACAGGATAACTGACACATCCTAACTTAACTTTATCAGGTAAAGACTCTGCATCAACACTCAGCAGGACAGACAGTCATCTGTGTTTCACCATGCTCTCCACCGGCTATGAGTCGCACCAAGCGGCGGGCGTCATACACCGGGAATCTTCCATTTCAGTTGCTCCTTCTAAACACAATGCTACCCCAGTTATCACTCCTTTCAACGGCTCCAACCTTTGGGAtatggaggtgtcataatacccataaaacctagcggtcaaacacggaaatggttccaattgtaaTGTTTCACTATATTGGATCACTCCAATAAATTGGTATCCGGTATCACTCCACGGAGGAGGGATACATCGGAGGTGAGGATTTACAGATTTACTCCCGTGTACACCTGTGTCACGGCTGGTCTCTACATCATTTTTGAGGCGCACCAGCACCGTAGAGGATTGGAGTGATCCATATAGCTCACATAACCGTGGTTACATACATAACCTTCTTTATGTTTCACTACATTGGATTACTCCAATACATTGGTATACCCGTACCAGATTAGTCGGTGCTAGAGGGACCTGGCCAGCCAGCAACGAAGTCCCAGTGCGGGACCGAGACGCATGGGCCGTCAGTGTGGAAGGGGGGTCCCGACACAGTCCCCGGAAGGGGCGGCAACGCCCAGGACCGTTGAACCAACCGCAGAGGGAGGTGCCACATTTACCCGATAGTACCTAGAAAAGGTGCAAGAGGAAGCCCAGCTGGCCGCAGCACCAATCTCATCGAGGGGCACTCCTCTCAGTGGAGCCCAGGACGCAGTCACACCTCGTGTTGAATGTGCCATTACAGATCCCAGCACTGGCATGCAAGACAGATTTGAGAAACACTTAAAGTAAGGGCTGTATTTATATTTGGCTCTATTTAGGCTACGATTCAAAAATGCTAATTAGCGTCAAAGTAGACATCATataagactacaaatccctgcaagctcctgcacgtcatctctaggaagtcacctttgctaacaggtacaattaaagaaatgtagccaatttaCTCATTGctacattagatagttaatccagagattcttacctttgcctctaTTCGGCAGTCTTGTCCAGATCTtgatggcatttgtagttctttatgatggCCACATTATCAGCAAATTAACGTTTCATTTGTTGGGGGTAAACACAGGCGAATACACTGATAAAAGCTTCTCCAAGAGACATTTACATGGTTATTAAAacgtcatgccagggtaagcATACACAAAACATAGTTCTTATTTTGTGTTTCTAAAATCTCCTGTGAGAAAAACTGAATgatggaaaaatgattggaaccatttccctgttttgtaggttttatgggtattatgactcataatGTGGTACTCTATTAGCATCTCCCTAACACAGGGGTAAACTACTCCATTTATACTTCCGCAAACCTTCCAAGaggccttcaaaataaaagtattatTTTTTGTGTGAATTACTGGCAGACTAGAGGCTGTGTTGCGTATTGCTGCATTTTGCAGGCTGTTGTGCACATTTTGGTCCACCGAAAATGGAGGAAGGGGAAATGTTACATTTCACCCCCATCTAACCCTGCACCTATACACttgccgcattcaaaacaactgtgaATTGGGAACTCTGAAATCTCTGACTTCAGACtttgttcaagacaactgggaagttGGGGGAAAAAACCATTTCAGACTGGGAAAAATAGTTTGGAATGGTCCAAATCAgaattccaagtcggaaactCAGGCATCTTTCTAGCGCTCCGACTTTCCggcctgaagatcactgacatcatgatttgacctttGAGTTCCCAGTTATCTTAAAGCACCAACTATCCCCCCCAAAAAGAACCCACCACCCCATCACTCTACTTTCACACTAAACGATCCTACATCAGGCCTGGGAGGATGGAACCCCTTCTTTCAAGACTCCCTGGAGATCTTCTGCACTAAAATCTATCACACCCAAATATTTATCCCTGCTGCAACTACCACATCTATCTTCTGTGATTTCTGCACCATCAGCATAGAGCGGTTGATCACAATGGCTAGAAATGCTAGAAATCCAACCTTACTAAAACTCatcctctctggatctctcttCAGGCCGACTCACTGGGGGGGCTCCCAGTCAAATCACTCACCCTTGGGCTCTTCCCCCCCAACTCAAACTCTGGTAATCTCAACCCTTCGCTCTCTCACAGGGCTCTTTGGAT
The Oncorhynchus keta strain PuntledgeMale-10-30-2019 unplaced genomic scaffold, Oket_V2 Un_contig_406_pilon_pilon, whole genome shotgun sequence genome window above contains:
- the ino80c gene encoding INO80 complex subunit C, whose product is MASPNHSPGVEGAVRVTASPAGKVQTLVLASSLAGLRGKKRPANTATSPAVLASGNNSKKKKCQPIANPTQAQVTAVEAVSEGKAVGVSDAVGPATTEPAAKPLPFKDPIFVHSGIGGAAAGKKNRTWKNLKQILAVERTLPWKINDPNYYSIDAPPSLKPAKKYSDISGLPANYTDPQTKLRFTSSEEFSFLRLLPTDAVTGYLALRKATCIVP